The region caagaaatgttggtttctcagaatgtaaaagatggagCACCactcaggctcaaaacctctcaactGGCCCTCGCaagtgtgagtgaatgaatgaattaattgacAATAGGTGTGACTGAGCatgagaatgtgtttgtctatatgtggccttgcagcctgtccagggtgtcccccCACCTCTTGCCCAAAGACCACTGGAATACACTCCTGCTCCCCCGTGATCCTTAAATGGAATAAGTGAGTATAGAAATGAATGGCTGAATGAACGTACAGTCCCTGGTATAGTTGAATGAGTGTTATTAGAGTACCTGCAGTTGGTGGCAGTGGTGGTGGTGCTGGGGAACTAATCAATCCAACATCATCATAGTTCTCATCAGGGTCTGGCTGAATTCTGAAAACCATGTTCAGCCTTTATATTTCACGTGTAGACAATAAGGTTGTTTATAATTATTAGTTTTACATTGCACTTCTAAGCATGCTTGGGTTTGACGATGTGGATTACATACATGGCTCCAGGGTGTCTTGGAGGCAGACTTGGTGCTTGAGTTGGTTGATTGGGTTGAGTTGGGATCACTTGGTTACTGGTGTTACTAGGGTGTGAGGTCGGAGGAGGCGGGAGGAAGGGTTTCTTCAAGGTACCAGGACCTGTAATGAGACACAGGTGGCATAAAACACAAAACAGTGAGACCTCACAGaattgtacagtgcatccagaaagcattcacaatgCTTTTCcacttttgttatgttacagccttattcaaaaattgagtaaattatttttttctctcaagatttcactcacaacaccccataatcacaacatgaaaaaaagtttatttttttaatttttgcaaaatcatATGCACataaagtagtgttcagaataatagtagtgctatgtgactaaaaagattaatccaggttttgagtatacgaggtctgttagaaaagtatccgacctttttatttttttcaaaaaccatatggatttgaatcacgtgtgattgcatcagccaagcttgaaccttcgtgcgcatgcatgagttttttcacgcctgtcggttgcgtcattcgcctgtgagcaggctttgagtgagcacttgtcctcccctctcgtctgtttttttttattgtgaataaatgtctgaacgatttggagctttgctgcatcaatttttttccagaaactgtgagagacctccaggtggacaccgttcggaaaattaatatggctttcagggacaattttatggggattacactgattaaggagtgatccagacggtttaaagaatgcccacaactgctgagagcgcgccgcgctccgagcgctgatcgacaggctcaaaccctgctgaaacaaccagatcatttccaacgtgaaggctttgttgatctgggacgtcatctgactttcacaaaaaggcagaaggcggggacatcagcactttttcggcacattccactgttacaggagtttttttcatggaaagaaaagcggagggacgcgccatggagccgttcataacgcggcacaaaaccacctccgtgttggtctcacaggacggctttcaggtggatttcagacggctgtcggttgcttttcagtcgtgtgattatccgagaaattgagcatgagctggacatgccagaacatgtcctgtaaggtttcatcacggtgttgctttgcaccatgcggctccaccacgacacgtggaattccgctcctctttccatgacaaaaactcctgtaacagtggaatgtgccgttcattactaaactggacgctgtcttgatccagtatgtcatctgactagcacaggaattgtgaaaaaacgtggacatcagcactttttcggcacattgagacagacgtgtggaggagttccacgcgtcgcggtggagccgcatggcgcaaagcaacgctgtgatgaagcctcacaggacatgttggggcatgtccagctcatgctcaatttctcggataatcacacgactgaaaagcaacagagagccgtctgaaatccacctgaaagccgtcctgtgagaccaacacagaggtggttttgtgccgcgtcatgaacggctccgtggcgcgtccctccgcttttctttccatgaaaaaaactcctgtaacagtggaatgtgctgaaaaagtgctgatgtccacgccttctgcctttttgtgaaagtcagacgacgtcccggatcaacaaagccttcacaatggaaatgatctggttgtttcagcggggtttgagcctgttgatcggcgctcggagcatggtgcactctcagcagttgtggccggtctttaaaccgtctggatcactccttaatctgtgtaatccccataaaattgtccctgaaagccatattaattttccgaacagtgtccacctggaggtctctcacagtttctggaaaaaaattgatgcagcaaagctccaaatcgttcagacatttattcgcaataaaaatccgacgagaggggtggaccagtgctcacacaaagcctgctcacaggcgaatgacgcaaccgacaggcgtgaaaaaactcacacatgcgcacgaaggttcaagcttggctgatgcaatcacacgtgattcaaatccatatggtttttgaaaaaataaaaaggtcggattcttttctaacagacctcgtatttcttattgttacatgggaaacaaggtaccagtagattcagtagattctcacaaatccaatcattcatgatatgcacactcttaaggctatgaaattgggctattagtaaaaaaaagtagaaaagggggtgtttacaataatagtagcatctgctattgacgctacaaactcaaaactattatgttcaaactgcttttttagcaatcctgtgaatcactaaactagtatttagttgtataaccacagtttttcatgatttcttcacatctgcaaggcattattataattttgttggtttggaaccaagattttgcgcatttactagtgtgcttggggtcattgtcttgttgaaacacccatttcaagggcatgtcctcttcagcataaggcaacatgatgtcttcaagtattttgacatatccaaactgatccatgatacttggtatgcgatagatagatagatagatagatagatagatagatagatagatagatagatagatagatagatagatagatagatagatagatagatagatagatagatagatagatagatagatagatagatagatagatagatagatagatagatagatagatagatactttattgatcccagagggaaattcaaggaaTCCAGCAGCttgcacattagacaagacacacacatcaCCAGACATACAaataagattaaataaataaaagaaaatagaccactcaataaaaaccactaactaaactaaaactaaaaataaaatttgtcaGCGTCCAGTCTCACAGAATATAACGGAGGAGTAAATATAGTgtaataatgcagtaataaggaggtagtgcagatgtaaacagtacacaatataaacagtgtaggttgtgcaaagaagtaaaccgtgtaaacattgttggtagtgcaaaaaaaaaaaaaaaaaaaaaaatatatatatatatatatatataggcccaacaccatagtaggagaaacatgcccatatcatgatgcttgcaccaccatgcttcactgtcttcactgtgaactgtggcttgaattcagagtttgggggtcatctcacaaactgtctgcggcccttggacccaaaaagaacaattttactctcatcagtccacaaaatattcctccatttctctttaggccagttgatgtgttctttggcaaattgtaacctcttctgcacatgtcttttatttaacagagggactttgcgggggattcttgcaaataaattagcttcacacaggcgtcttctaactgtcacagcacttacaagtaactccagactgtctttgatcatcctggagctgatcagtggctgagcctttgccattctggttattcttctatccattttgatggttgttttccattttcttccatgcgtctctggtttttttggtccattttaaagcattggagatcattgtagatgaacagcctataattttttgcacctgtgtgtaagttttcccctcttcaatcaactttttaatcaaactacgctgttcttctgaacaatgtcttgaatgtcccattttcctcaggctttcaaagacaaaagcatgttcaacaggtgctggcttcatccttaaataggggacacctgattcacacctgtttgttccacaaaattgatgaactcactgactgaatgccacactactattattgtaaaaacccccttttctactttttttttttttactaatagcccaatttcatagccttaagagcgtgtatatcatgaatgcttggtcttgttggatttgtgagaatctactgaatctactggtaccttgtttcccatgtaacaataagaaatatactcaaaacctggattaatctttttagtcacatagcactactattattctgaacactactgtaagtattcacaccctttctcaatactttgttgatgcatctttggcagcaattacagtctcaagtcttcttgaatatgatgccacaagcttggtgcacctgtctttgggtagttttgcccgttcctctttgcagcaactctcaagctccatcaggttggatggagagcgtcggtgcacagccattttcagatctctccagagatgttcaatcggattcaggtctggtctctgactgggccactcaaggacattcacagagttgtcctgaagccactcctttgatatcttgactgtgtgcttagggtcattgtcctgctgagagGTGAACcgtcccccagtctgaggtcaagagtgctctggagcaggttttcattcaggatgtctctgtaaaatcctgactagtttcccagttcctgctgctgaaaaacatccccacagcatgatgctgccaccaccatgcttcactgtagggatgatgcttgatttcctccaaacatgacccctggcattcacgccaaagagttcaatctttgtctcatcagagcagagaattttgtttctcatggtctgagagtccttcaggtgtcttttggcaaattccaggcgggctaccatgtgccttttactaaggactggtttccatctggccattTTACTGTACAGGCCTAAttaatggattgctgcagagatggttgtccttctgggaggttctgctccctccacagaggaatggagAATGGAGCTCTAactgagtgaccatcgggttcttggtcacctccctgactaagacccttctcccctgatcgatcagtttagacaggcagccagctctaggaagagtcttggtggatctgaacttcttccacttacggatgatggaggccactgtgctcactgggaccttcaaagcagcagaaatgtttctgtacccttccacagatttttgccttgagacaatcctgtctcggaggtctatagacaattcctttgacttcatgcttggtttgtgctctgacatgcactgtcagctgtgggaccttatatgtagacaggtgtgtgcctttacaaatcatgtccaatcaactgaatttaccccaggtggacaccaattaagctggagaaacatctcaaagatgaccagtggaaacagggtgcacctgagctcaatttgtgCTTTAAAGGTAAAGGCTGTaaatccttatgtacatgtgacttcttagtttttattttttatttttaataaattagaaaaaaatctaaacaaacaaaaacattttcacattgttattatggggtattgtgtgtagatgtttgatgggaaaaaaaataattttacccattttggaataaggctgtaacataaaatgtgaaaaaaagtgagGTGTGGTGAAcactttcttgatgcactgtaAACTCACTGTGAAGACACCATCAGGTCTGGCAGATGAGGGTCTGTGTGTGGCGGTGTGTGTCTGAAAGTAGACACTCTCATTTGAAACTATCCCTGACTGCTGAAAGTTACTTCCCCATGTGATGAAATAAATTTCAACTCACAGAGGGGAGAGCAAGTGCTGGTAGGGGGGTGACTACACAAGGAACTTGGCTGGAGGAATAGAGGAACTAAGTATATGTCAGTGACTTTAGTCCCTTATCTGAAGCTTTGAGCAACCGCGGCATCTGTACAAAGTTTGTGCAacatgtacacaatgaaaattcacagagaaaattgTATTTAATTGTAATGCATATGTATAAAATGCTGCAGCTGCATTGATGTGAAGACAGAAAACCTCACCTGTATTCTGTAAAGGACAACAGTGAAACCACACTGGTGAAGAATGTTTTTCACACTTTTTAAGTGTGATTGCAAGTCTGTTGTGGTTGTAACAGAAAGGAGATTCACTTGAAACAGCAGGCATTAAAGGAACCCCTGCTGTTTCAATCGGCCATCAGGCTTGAAACGCTTTGATTGCACTCATTTTGTCTCATTTTGTCCTCATAATAGAGAAGCTTCCGATACGAATGTTTAGTTACAATTTTGTGACAGTCATTTCTCATGTGATAAGTTATGGATGTACCAATGCTCCACTGCATGTCAGAGAGACTTAGAAGGGCACTTATTAGAGAAAATTATTTTTCTGCATTcttaaaacatttatttgaagACTTCCGTGCCATTCCACATTATGCCAGTGTGTCCCAAAACGTAGCGTTGCAATACTCACCTGGTCTTGTTCTTGCTACCTCCACAGAGTCAGTCTTTTTGACTTGAGACTGAGTCAAGATCATCTGTTTGGAGGTGGCAAGACCGAACTTGATCGAAGTGCGACAACAAAACTAAAATGAAAGGTATTCATGTCAGACTCAACCTTTTCACTGTTTGATGAAAAATAACTTCTGACCTCGTGGGCAAAATGACATTGACGTTGAAATCTGACATTGAATCCGCTTAGAAAATATGCTGGATTTAAAAACTGGATCAACATACTACATATTCACTGTAAATATTGAATATAATATTCATCTTATTAtaatcaatgttaaaatcaataaGTATCATGGCTGCTAtttttgtgtaaataaataaatatgcatttTGTGGGTTTCTGACAGAAATGAAAAAGATCAAAACACAGCTGAAGAACCCAATCACATTTTCATGTTGTATCAGTGTCACGTTCTGATGTTGTTGCAATACAATTCAATTTCATTAATTatagtatagcgccaaatcacaacataggtcaccccaaggcgcttcacaagggtaaggtatAACCTTGtcaaaccccctgagcaagcatgtacactacagtggaaaggaaaaactctatTGGGTATTttcgaggaagaaacctcaagcagaccagattcagagaaGTGACAAACTGTTTCTGCAtattaacaataacaacaattctACGGTGGCCCAAAGAGGCCAAATGCACTGCAACTCTTGCAGTGCATTTGGCCTCTTAGGGCCACTGtacaatcctttaaaaaaatgtacaacaaaattgtcaaacatgcaaacagaaataaatgttgactTAAAAACAAGATAAAGTCCAGCGGATATCATGACCTAGATCGATGtcagcactatatatatatatatatatatatatatatatatatatatatatatatatatatgtatatatatatatatatatatatatatatatatatatatattatatatatatatatatatatatatatatatatatatatatgtgtgtgtgtttgtgtgtgtatgtatgtagtagtgacacatctaaaagttgcaggacactggccctcgaggactggagttgaagatcTCTGGCCTACAGACAGGAGGGCATTCGTCTGGTGGACTGGTGTGCActcaacaacctggacctcaacaCCACTAAGACCAAAGAAATTATCACGAACTTCAGAAAATCATGGCTGACTGAGCCCCCAGTCCTCTGCAATCAGGGTTGAGGAGGTAGACAGGGTGGGTCTGAAGCTTCAAGTTTCTGGAAGTCCACATTTTAATAGGTCTCACATGGTAACATTGATCCCCAGGTGGACACCGCCAAGGCGAGACTTTACTTCCTTAGGAAGTTAAAGCTGTCAAATCTGCCTCAATATCTTTTGGCAAATGTTTATTGTGTAACCATGAAGAGCCTTCAGACTTGTTACTATACAGTGTGGTATGGCAGCTCCACTGAGCAGAACAGGAAGGTTCTGAGGTGGGTTTTGAGGGCAGCTCAGCATGTGACTGGGACCACACTACCATCCTTAGAGGACATTTATGCTGCCTGACCTAAATAGAAGCCACCTGTATTATAAAGCACACATTCTAGCGTGGACACTGCCTGTTCTGTTCTTCACCTTCTCCTCAGGGAAGAGATTCAGGGCCATCAACTGCAGAACCAACagcgtaacaacaacaacaaaaaaagctgtgAACTCTGTCACCCCAACTCTAGTACCACAGGAACCTCAGAAAGACGtttgtaaaagtaaataaataaatataatcatAATTGTAGGTAAATTATGGTCAACATTCTACTGATATGAAGTATGCTTGCTGAAAGAAACTCTgtaggacaatttaaagacagaTAAAAGTAATCTACTAGTGCTGAAAAAGGCTGGAATGGAGATATTGCAAAAAATGTATGACCTATTGGATCGGTCACTTAGAGTTATAGGTCACTTAGAGTTAAGCTGTGCATAATTTGATAGTGTTCTTTGTACTATAATCTTTAGTGAATGCACTAATTGTATTGTTACTTTCATAATTGTCCACTATCAAGCAGATAAAGCTATTCATActtaccctgttgtgtctgatgatttgtggacgttaatgctggattttacggtcgcaaattgagtttcacATAAACGGTACAATGGTAAAACAGCTATTTgcgactgtaatccagcattaatgtccgcaaaccatcagacacaagagggttattgccattctaatccaattccattgtttgcagtgtttgtttttctgtaagtaattcagtcggcgaagcttactgtagcaacagcGTCGTCActccagcgccattattgacatctgtgctGCAAAtgggtcagggcgtggagtaacacatcaaatatgaaacggttgaatattttgccacgtcAAATCAATATTTTAGCGTCGGAAATCTCACATTAGAGAATTTGGAATCTGGATTAGAATAGTATTTCAACAACTGAAAAGACAATTTACCATCATCAGCGGCCTCTTGTCCATTTCTGAATCGCTCCAGGTTGACATTGAGGGGTCGGTTGGGTTTCACTGGGGCAGTGCCCAAAGCCAAACTGTTGAGGAGAGGATTACGCTTGGGTTCTGAAGTGGTTTCACCATTAACGCCACTCGTCTGAGAAGGGGGCTTTACTGGCTTCTTAATGCTTGGTTTTTTACTGGTTGGTGGTTTGGGTGGAGGGGTGGTGTTAGCAGCACTAAGAGAAGGTTTGTTGGCTCCATCTTCAGTAACATCGGTATTTGAGTGTTCACTCTTGCTCTGCTCTTTAATGAAGACATTCTGAGCACTCTTGTAGTTGGAAAGGGGTTTCAAAGCAGAGTTAGGTGGAGGAAAAGGTTTGTTTGCAATGTCCGTGTTGGTTTTTGTGATTTCTTCAGTTTGCTGTCGCAATTTTTGAATGCTGCTGCTTGGTTTATGTTGTAAGGGTGGCACTTTAGGAGGAGTGGTATTAGTAATGGATGGTACACTCCCATTGTCATCCTTCACCCAGCTTGGCTTGGAGCCGAATGCTGGAGATGGTTTAGATAAGCCAGGGTTGTAGCCAACAGGGGGCTTGTGGACTGTGGGCTTCTGCTGAGAGCTTTGAGATTCAGGAGCCTGTGGAGGATGTAGGGGCTGTTTATTAATGAGCAAAGGTTTATTGTGGGTGCTTGCGTCATCCTTATTTGCAAACCTGGCAGCCAGAGATTTAGCTGTGTGTGACTCTGATATGTCTGTGTCACTTTTAGTTAATATTGTATTTTTCATGTAAGTGGGTTTTTGGGGAATGGGCATAGCACTGCTCGTGTTGCTCCCTGAGATGGGTTTCTTGGTCTGCAGTGTTGGGCCAGAGGATAGGGTAGCATGCAGGGGTTGTTTGGTATGTCCAGCTGGCATGGAAGGAACATCCTCAGAATTAGTCCCGCCTCCTTGAAAGCGAGCCATGATGGCCTTTACATCAGCCTTGTTATCCTGGAATGAAGGGAAGACAAGCAGGAACAGGTTAAACAGATGAACACTGGAGTAAGATATAATGACTGTGTGAACATCTCCAAAAGTTCAGAACATGCAAATTATTCACACTGTGCATGACCCACTATGTAGCAAGCTGCTCCCCAAGCAGATTTTTGGACCAGTTGTTTATTGCTTTTATTGTGTTGTGAAGATCTTCCCAACATACAAACCTTTTCAGTTCTAGACTACATCACCAGAAATTGATTGACAGGTGTTCAAGTGTGATGGTCAGGTGCGAAAAGTAGTGGGCTTGCGACCAGAGAGTCCTCAGTTCAAGTCATTGAGCTCCCCAAGTTGCCCCCAGTATGCATTTGAATGACAGCACTGTGATGTTggttaatgtgaggcatcactgtaaagcgttttgagctttAAAACACTGTATATtcagttacatttattttttcagcAGAGCAGCTTTGATGACCTGATCCTAAAATAATTAGACaccaaacttaaaacaatataacCAACAGTTGTGGAGATATTGTATAATGTCAATGGAAGCATGAACGGATGGAAGGACAGGCAAAATATTTATGAATTTAATCCTTCACTTAATCAAGTTGGTCAACAGATTGGTTCTGGTTGAGCAATTATtcataaaacaagaaacagaacaATAAAAAGGTACTTTAAATTTTCaacataaaattattttattttaaagataTTCATAATATTTATAAACGCTATACTATATTTATTGCAATATAATGAACACACAGTGCTGAAATGAAATTATTTGTTTATAAAAAAGTAAACATTACCAATTCTTAGACTGCACTCAGTTTTAAATAATAGGCTTCTATTTGTTAAATTCATTTAATTGTAGTCCTTATGTAAATTCTTCATTCTACAGTTAATCAAAAAAATTTAGCTGAAGTATCACTTCAAGCATTGAAATTACAGTTTGTTGGCTGACTTACATCGGCTGCTTCATTTATATTTTAGAACACAATATCAGCTGCATGAATCACTTAATGCATCTTTATTATCTGAAGTTCGCATCATAAGTCATCGATCCATTCAGCTAACTCCAAAGCTCCAATCACACATCCACACATTCAAAACACTCAATTTAATGTGTTCACAGGCACAAATAGGTTCAAATActgtaataatagcaacaataatcataataataataaatcatcttCCTTCTCTCCATTTAACCTGCCCTC is a window of Thalassophryne amazonica chromosome 17, fThaAma1.1, whole genome shotgun sequence DNA encoding:
- the LOC117529236 gene encoding LOW QUALITY PROTEIN: FYN-binding protein 1-like (The sequence of the model RefSeq protein was modified relative to this genomic sequence to represent the inferred CDS: deleted 2 bases in 1 codon); the protein is MDNKADVKAIMARFQGGGTNSEDVPSMPAGHTKQPLHATLSSGPTLQTKKPISGSNTSSAMPIPQKPTYMKNTILTKSDTDISESHTAKSLAARFANKDDASTHNKPLLINKQPLHPPQAPESQSSQQKPTVHKPPVGYNPGLSKPSPAFGSKPSWVKDDNGSVPSITNTTPPKVPPLQHKPSSSIQKLRQQTEEITKTNTDIANKPFPPPNSALKPLSNYKSAQNVFIKEQSKSEHSNTDVTEDGANKPSLSAANTTPPPKPPTSKKPSIKKPVKPPSQTSGVNGETTSEPKRNPLLNSLALGTAPVKPNRPLNVNLERFRNGQEAADDGPGTLKKPFLPPPPTSHPSNTSNQVIPTQPNQPTQAPSLPPRHPGAIIQPDPDENYDDVGLISSPAPPPLPPTAAHPSQRLKSEDNSDGEMYEDLDERWEMELKEQEKKREKEEKEEKRIEAEKKEQKEREKKEQDARKKFKLVGPLEAIHKGTARVDCRGGKAELSLKQGECVDIIRVQGNPEGKWLGQTQDGSIGYVKITSVEIDFNTLKSHGRQQAYEPDVYDDIDVAPDNSSGIKGPGVVLPLPPDEEGEIYDDVIDQNLEVRIPPPPSQFTTDRSSVTTVQPGAAIDEEIYDDVDSQNLPPLPPISSIPMLKGKNKNEETDPKKQKKFEKEEKEFRKKFKYDGPIQVLDQVTILPTLTIKKWSGKDLPVKPGEKLDVIVNAVENKLICRNDEGKFGYVLTSHIVAVDAEIYDDIGNDCIYDND